The stretch of DNA CTGTGCCGCCCGGATACCCCGGCGGGTTCTCGAGACCCGCCAGCGACGCGCCCGTGGGCGACGCGTACAGGCCGAACAGGAGGTCGTTCACGAGATAGTAGCGCACCCGCTGGTCGTCGTCGCCGTCCGGGTCGGGATCGGCGGTGTCGACGGCCATATAGGAGAGCAGTTCCTCGCGGGTCCCGGCGTCGAGGTCGGCGTACGCCGCCCCTTCGAGGCTCTCGGCGTACTCGTTCAGCGTCGCGACCGCGTCGAGCATCCCGCGGCCGTGCTCGGGACGCTCGCGCACGCGGGGTCGAACCCACTCCGTGACGAACTCGCCGACGTTCTCCACCTCGCTGGGGTAGAGCACGCCCGCGAGTGCCACGAGCGTCTCCAGATCGTCGTCACCCAGTTCGGGATCGGCGTCGCCGCTGGGTTCCCCCTCGTCCCACGAGTCGGCGTCCGGTGCGGAACAGCCCGCGACGCTGCCAATCCCCGCCGCCGACAGCGCCGCGAGCGCGTCCCGTCGAGTCAGCTGCATCCCTCGACGGAGGATTTGGTCAGCCTAAAGAAGAGCGTTGTGGAAGCGGTCGGCTACCGGAGTCGTTCCGAGGCGATCTCGGCGCCCTCGACGAGCGCTTCGAGTTTGGGCCACGCGATGTCGGGGTGGACCATCCCGAGACCGGCCTGCGTGCCGAACCCGCAGTCGGGCGCGGCGACGATCTCGGTGTCGTCGGGGACGACGGTCGCGACGCGCTCGATGCGGTCGGCGATCGTCTCCGGGTGGTCGATGATGTTCGTCTTCACGTCGACGACGCCGGGGATCAGCGTCCAGCCGTCGGGCAGGGGGTGCTCGGCGAAGGCGCGGTACTCGTGCTGGTGGCGGGGGTTGGCCTGCTCGACGCTCAGCCCCGAGATGTCGGCCTCGTACAGCGTGGGCAGCATGTCGACAAGGTCGGTGTCGAGGTGGTGGGGGCCCTCGTAGCTCCCCCAACAGGTGTGGAGGCGGACCTGCTCCTCGGGGATGCCCGAGAGCGCCTCGTTGAGCGCGTCGACGTGGAGCTCGACGACCTCGCGGAACTCCTCGACGCTGTCGTCGGCGAACAGGTGGCTGTGGCCCGTCGCGAGCAGGTCCGGCGCGTCGATCTGGATCGTCGCGCCCGTCTCCGCGAAGAGCTCGTACTCCTCGGCCATCGCGTCGGCGATGTCGAACACGTACTCCGCGTGGTCGTCGTAGTGCTCGTCGACGTGGGTCGCCGCGACGACGCTGGGGGAGGCGGTCGTGAAGAACGTGTTCTCGATGTCGACGCCCGTACCCTCCAGCGCTTCGCGGAGCTGTTCGACTTCCTGCTCGGCGGCGTCGTGGCCCTCGTAGCGGATCTCGCCGGTCACCGCGGGCTGTTTCGCGAGGTCGATCACGTCGGTCTCGAACGTGTCCTCCGCGACGGCGGGGTACTCCTCCAGATCGGCCCACAGCTCCTGCTCGCGCTTGCCGCCGATGTTGGTGAGTCGATCGCCCACGTAGTAGTTGAACGAGACGCGGGGCTGCTCGCCGTTGTTGATCTCGTCGATGCCCGTTTCGAGCTGGCGGTCGACGATGTCGTGGGTGGCCTCGCGGCTCACGCGGTCCCACTCCTCGGGGTCCACGTCGCCGCCGGCCTCGCGGGTCCGCAGCAGGTCGAGCAGCTCCGGGGGCCGCGGGAGGCTGCCGATGTGTGTCGTCTGGATCCGATCGCCGTCGTGAGTCGACATACTCGGTAATAATTTTACTCACAAATATAACCAGTGGTTTTGCAGAGGGCGATAGACCGGCCGGAAACCGTCCATTCAAGCGGGTCCGTGCCGGGGTGGGCAACATGGACGGAAACGACCGGCGGATCGTGGGGCTGGCGGGGGCGGCCCACGCGCTGGTCCACACGTACGAACTCTCGGTGCCCATCCTCGTGGGGATCTGGCTGGCAGAGTTCGCGACGACGGCGGCCGAGCTCGGTATCGTCGTCGCGGTCGGGATGGCGCTGTTTGGTATCGGCGCGCTGCCGGGCGGTGTGCTCGCGGACCGCTACGGCTCGCGGAAGCTGATCGCGCTCTGTCTGGTCGGCATGGGAGGGTCGTTCCTCGTGCTCTCGGTCGCGCCTGGCGCCGCCGCGGGGGCGATCGGCTCGGTCCCCGTGATCTCGACCAGCCCCGCGGTGATCGCGATCGCGGTCGCGCTGGTGCTGTGGGGCGCCGCGGCCAGCGTCTACCACCCCGCGGGGCTCGCGCTGATCAGCAAGGGCGTCTCCGAGCAGGGCCGGGGCTTCGCGCTGCACGGGATGGCCGGCAACATCGGCATCGCGGCGGGGCCGCTGGCGACGACGGTGATGCTCGCGTTCCTCGACTGGGAGACGGTCGCGGCGGTGCTGGCGGTACCGGCGTTCGTCGCGGCCGCCGCTACGCTGTTCGTCGACGTCGACGAGCGAAGCTCGTCTGCCAGTCAGACGCAGTCTGACGACGTCGACGAGTCGACCCACCGGAGCGACGACGACGAGGAGGACGACACGCCCGACACCATCGGCGAGTTCCTCGACGTGTCGATGATGGTCGCAAAGAGCGCGTTCGCGTTCGTGTTCGTCGTCGTGATGATGAACGGGCTCTACTACCGCGGCGTGCTGACGTTCCTGCCCGAACTGCTCGCGGGACTGGAGACGTTCCAGCCGATCGAGATCGCCGGCGAACCGCAGGAGCCGGCGAACTACGTCTACTCGGGCCTGCTCGCAGTCGGTATCGCCGGCCAGTACGTCGGCGGCCGGCTGACCGAGCGGCTCTCGCCGGGGCAGGGGATCGCGTACGCCTTCGGCGCGCTGGCGGTGCTTGCGGTGCTGTTCCTCCCGCTGGCGTCGATGGGCGCGGCGCCGCTGCTGCTGGTGAGTGCGGTGCTCGGCTTCGCGCTGTTCATCGTCCAGCCGATCTATCAGGCCGCCGTCGCGGAGTACACTCCCGAGTCCGCCCGCGGGCTCTCCTACGGCTACACCTACCTCGGCAACTTCGGCGTCGGCGCGCTCGGCGCGGGGCTGGCCGGCGTGATCCTGACGTACTCGAACCAGACAGTGCTGTTCCTCGTGTTCGCGCTGATCGCCGGGATCGCCAGCGGCGTCGGCGTGCTGTTGCTGCGGCGGTAGTCGGCTGACGGTGGAGATCCCCACCGTGTCGGTCTCACGACACGGTTTCGGTTCAGAGTTTGCTGATCGTCACGACGTACTGGCTCCCACAGTCACACTCGAGGAGTTCGTCACAGTTCGACCCGCCGGCGTGACTGAGCGTTCCCGCACAGTCATCGCACTCGATCTGGACGCCAGTCATGTTGCTCAACTAACTTTTCTGCGAGGGAATAAATGTTGGCCAATAACTACGTCCCGCCTCCCCGGGAGGTGGCGCGGATCGACCCTCACTCGGTGTCGACGAGCACTCGCTCGCCGTCGGACGCGAACACCGCGTCGACCACGTGCTGCACGCGGTTCGCTTCCGCGAAGCTTACCAGATCGCCGCCGTCGCCGTCCAACTCGGCGACGAACTCCTCGACTAACTGCAGCGTCGTCTCGCCGGGTTCGTCCACGGCCACCTGCTGCTCGGTCCCCTCGCTACTCTCGGCGAGTCGGTACCAGTCGAGCAGCGTCAACGACCCCTCGGTACCGACGACGGTCATCGAGTTCTGCTCGTCCGCGCCGCAGTCGGTCAGCAGGTCGATCGTTCCCGGGACGCCGTCGGCCGCGAAGTAGCCCGTGATCGACGCCTCGTAGCGCCCGGGGGCGGTGTACTCGACCGCGGTGTCCACCCAGTCGACGCCGCCGAACGCCTCCTGTACCCCGAACAGGTAGTGGGTGCCGACCTCCCGGAGGGGGCCACCCTGCTCGCGGCCGGCGAGCCACTCGACGTCCTGCCACTCGCGAGGCCACTGCGGGAAGCGGAACGTGAGCTCGATCCGCCGGGGCTCGCCGATATCGCCGGCGTCGATTCGGTCGATCAGCTCCCGGACGCCCGGCGTGTAGCGGAACGGGAGGTTGATCGCCGTCGGCTGGTCGCTCCGGTCGGCCAGCGCCACAAGCTCGGCGCCGACGCTTGCGTCCTCGGCGATCGGCTTCTCACAGAGCACCGGCTTCCCGGCGTCGACAGCGGCCTCGACCACCTCGCGGTGGGCGTTCGGCGGTACGCCGACGTAGACAATGTCGACCGCGTCCTCGGCGACCATCGTCTCGTGGTCGGTGTAGGCCGCGCAGTCGTACTCCGCGGCGAACGATTCGACCTTCGACTCCAGCAGATCGCAGGCGGCGTGGAGGGTCGTCCCGACGTGTGCCTCGAACGCGTCGGCCAGCCGGTGGCCGATGACCCCACAGCCGACGACGGCAACGTTGTACACAGCGGGCGGAGGGAACGAGAGGGTTTCAGCCTTCGGTCGGCGGCGACCGCTGCGGGTCGGCCACCGACCGCGCTCCGCCGGGGTTATG from Halolamina sediminis encodes:
- a CDS encoding gluconate 2-dehydrogenase subunit 3 family protein; this encodes MQLTRRDALAALSAAGIGSVAGCSAPDADSWDEGEPSGDADPELGDDDLETLVALAGVLYPSEVENVGEFVTEWVRPRVRERPEHGRGMLDAVATLNEYAESLEGAAYADLDAGTREELLSYMAVDTADPDPDGDDDQRVRYYLVNDLLFGLYASPTGASLAGLENPPGYPGGTASYQRGPE
- a CDS encoding cobalamin-independent methionine synthase II family protein — protein: MSTHDGDRIQTTHIGSLPRPPELLDLLRTREAGGDVDPEEWDRVSREATHDIVDRQLETGIDEINNGEQPRVSFNYYVGDRLTNIGGKREQELWADLEEYPAVAEDTFETDVIDLAKQPAVTGEIRYEGHDAAEQEVEQLREALEGTGVDIENTFFTTASPSVVAATHVDEHYDDHAEYVFDIADAMAEEYELFAETGATIQIDAPDLLATGHSHLFADDSVEEFREVVELHVDALNEALSGIPEEQVRLHTCWGSYEGPHHLDTDLVDMLPTLYEADISGLSVEQANPRHQHEYRAFAEHPLPDGWTLIPGVVDVKTNIIDHPETIADRIERVATVVPDDTEIVAAPDCGFGTQAGLGMVHPDIAWPKLEALVEGAEIASERLR
- a CDS encoding MFS transporter, which gives rise to MDGNDRRIVGLAGAAHALVHTYELSVPILVGIWLAEFATTAAELGIVVAVGMALFGIGALPGGVLADRYGSRKLIALCLVGMGGSFLVLSVAPGAAAGAIGSVPVISTSPAVIAIAVALVLWGAAASVYHPAGLALISKGVSEQGRGFALHGMAGNIGIAAGPLATTVMLAFLDWETVAAVLAVPAFVAAAATLFVDVDERSSSASQTQSDDVDESTHRSDDDEEDDTPDTIGEFLDVSMMVAKSAFAFVFVVVMMNGLYYRGVLTFLPELLAGLETFQPIEIAGEPQEPANYVYSGLLAVGIAGQYVGGRLTERLSPGQGIAYAFGALAVLAVLFLPLASMGAAPLLLVSAVLGFALFIVQPIYQAAVAEYTPESARGLSYGYTYLGNFGVGALGAGLAGVILTYSNQTVLFLVFALIAGIASGVGVLLLRR
- a CDS encoding Gfo/Idh/MocA family protein; the encoded protein is MYNVAVVGCGVIGHRLADAFEAHVGTTLHAACDLLESKVESFAAEYDCAAYTDHETMVAEDAVDIVYVGVPPNAHREVVEAAVDAGKPVLCEKPIAEDASVGAELVALADRSDQPTAINLPFRYTPGVRELIDRIDAGDIGEPRRIELTFRFPQWPREWQDVEWLAGREQGGPLREVGTHYLFGVQEAFGGVDWVDTAVEYTAPGRYEASITGYFAADGVPGTIDLLTDCGADEQNSMTVVGTEGSLTLLDWYRLAESSEGTEQQVAVDEPGETTLQLVEEFVAELDGDGGDLVSFAEANRVQHVVDAVFASDGERVLVDTE